The sequence below is a genomic window from Dyadobacter chenwenxiniae.
CCGGTTGGGTACAGTGTCAGACATTGGAATTTGTGTTTCAATTTTTTCAAAAAAAGAGCCCGTCGTACCGGACGGGCTCTGGAAATAATGCAATTCAACTATTACTTGCCAGCGTTGGGCGTATAAAGGTTAAAGAATTGATCCAATTTCGGCGTAATAATAATTTCAGTACGACGGTTCAAGCTGCGGTTAGGCGCTGAATCATTTGCCACTTTGGGTAAATATTCGCCACGGCCACCAGCAATCATGCGAACTGGCTCAACACCATATTTCTTTTGAAGTGTACGGGCAACTGACGTAGCACGCAATACGCTAAGATCCCAGTTGTCAGACACTTTGTCTGTAGCGATGGGCACATTATCCGTGTGGCCCTCGATCAGGATTTCGATTTCTTTGTAGTCATTCAGGATTTTAGCCACTTTGCTCAACACCGTCTCAGCCTGTGTATTGATTACTGAGCTTCCGGATTTAAACAACATTTTGTCGGAAAAGTGAAACGTAAACAACGCCTTTCTTCACTTCAATCTGAACGTCTTCATCGCTCACATCAGCCAATGAACGTTTCAGGTTCAATACTAAAGCCATGTTCAGAGAATCTTTTTTCTGGATGCTTGAATTCAAATCGCGGATCTGCATGCCCTGTGCATCCATCATAGCAAGCGATTTTTTAATGCTTTCAGAGCCTTCTTTGCTGATAACCGAAAGATCGGACATGCGGTCAAGCAGGTTGTTGTTGTTCTTTTTCAAGAATTCAACTTGTTCTTCCAGCTCTTTCAATTTTGCATTTTTGCTGGTTAGCTCGTCG
It includes:
- a CDS encoding OmpA/MotB family protein, whose protein sequence is MLFKSGSSVINTQAETVLSKVAKILNDYKEIEILIEGHTDNVPIATDKVSDNWDLSVLRATSVARTLQKKYGVEPVRMIAGGRGEYLPKVANDSAPNRSLNRRTEIIITPKLDQFFNLYTPNAGK